From the genome of Methylocystis heyeri:
GCTCTCTGCTCGCCTATATAGCGCTCGCCTGGTACGACCGTATCGCGCTGCTGCACTTGGGCGTAAAACACATTTCCTGGGTGTTTATTTCGCTGTGCTCCTTCACCACCTATGCGCTCTCCCACAATATCGGCGCGAGCGTGTTTTCGGGCGCGATGGTTCGGTACCGCGCCTATTCCACCAAGGGGCTGACCGCGGCCCAGGTGGCCGTTCTGGTCGTGCTGTGCTCCTACACCTTCGGCTTCGGCAATGTGCTCCTCGGCGGATTGCTGCTGACCTACGACCCGGATTTGATGCAGAGGCTTTCGGGCTTCCTGCCCGATGTGTTCACCCATCCGCACGCAGCGCGCGCTGTCGGCCTTGCCTGCCTCGGCGGGGTCGCGCTCTACATCATCGGCTCGCTGATGCATTTCAAGCCGCTGAAAATCGGCAGCCTGGAAGTCCTGTATCCGCGCCCCGAGGTCATGAAGCAGCAGCTTTTCGCGGCGCCGCTGGAGCTGATCGGTTCGGCCAGCATCATTTATTTCGCGCTGCCGGAGCAGGGAAATCCCGGCTATCTGGTCGTGCTGGGCGCCTTCATCCTGTCCTTCTCGGCCGCGCTGGTATCCCATGCTCCGGGCGGGCTCGGGGTGTTCGAACTGCTCTTCATCAAGCTGATGCCCGACGTCGCCCGGGTCAAAGTCCTGGCGGCTCTGCTGGTATGGCGGCTTTTCTACCTCATCATCCCGCTGCTCATCGCCCTCGTCGTCGTCGTGGTTTTCGAGCGGGGAAGACTGGCCCAGGTCATGCGGGACGCGCGTCGGGCCGACGCTGCGATGCGAAAGGAAGAAGTGGATTAGGCGCGTCGCGGCGAAAGCCGACAGGGGTTTCGCGGTAGAACGCGCGTTCCGCCTCTGGAGCATGTTCCCGAAAAGTCGAAACGGCTTTTGGAAAAGAACATGCACCGTCACTGAGATCTGGCGCGCGCTCGACTGCGTTTAAAACGAACGCGCTCTAGGGCTTGTTGAGATTCATCGCGAATTGATGAGCGCGGCGGCGAGGCGGATCATGGCTGTGAAGCTTTGATCGGTTTTGTCGGCGCGCAGGGCGATCCGCTTGAACTCCTTGAGTTTGCCGAAGAAGTTTTCGATGAGGTGACGGGCTTTGTAAAGCTCGATGTCGATGGCGAGAGGCGCGTTTCGTCTTGGATGTTGGGAGATGACGATTTGCGCGCCGCGCTCGTTCAGTTCGGCGACGATCCAGTCGCTGTCGAAGGCCTTGTCGGCGAGCAGCGCGCCAAATTCGACGCCCTCGATCAAAGGCGCGACGCCGACCGTGTCGAAGCGTTGCCCCGGCAGCAGAACGAAGCGGACCAAATTGCCGAGCGCGTCGGTGAGCGCGAGGATTTTGGTGGTCCAGCCGCCTTTGGATTTGCCTATGGCCTGGCCCTGAGTCCCCCTTTTGCGCCCTGTCCATGGCGGTGGACCTTGACGATGGTGGCGTCGATCATGGCGTATTCCATGTCTGGATCGTCCGACACGGCGTCAAACATCCGCTTGAACACATCGGCCTTCACCCAATCGCGAAAGCGTTTGAACACGGTGTTCCACTTGCCGAAGGCGGGAGGCAGATCGCGCCAGGGGCTGCCCGTGCGCGCAATCCACAAGATCGCCTCTAAAAACAATCGCCCATCGCTCCCGGTCCGGCCGGGATCGGAGGGCTTGCCAAGACAAAAGGGCTCCAGCTTCGACCATTGGCCGTCCGTCAGACAGAATCGGGGCATTGCAAACTCCTTTCGGAGCTTGAATCATCCTTCCACCAAAATGGGAATCCTGATTCTCAACAGGCCCTAAATGCAGCGCCCGAAGTTTCGGGCGGATTGAATGAGCTTCGCGCTGTCGTCGTGCGGAGCGCAGGGACCGAGAAAGACTGTCGCGGCCCTGGATCTTCCCTGCGCTCGCAATCACGCGAAAACTGTTCAGTCGAGATGGCGGCTCACCGCCATGGCCGGCTTCAAAGACCAAACGGCAAAAGCCGACCCCTGGCGAAGGAGCCGGCTTTGCACAGGGGAAAACAGACGGTTCAGGCGCGGTATTGTTGCAGCCGCGTGGTGCGCAAACCGGCGAGTCCATGCTGGTCTATCGACATCTGCCAGCTCAGAAACTCATCGACCGTCAAAGTATAGCGACTGCAGGCTTCATCCAGGGAAAGAAGTCCGCCCCGAACGGCGGCGACTACCTCCGCCTTCCGGCGAATGACCCAGCGCCGCGTCGTGACCGGAGGCAGGTCGGCGATGGTCAGGGGACTGCCATCGGGGCCGATGACATACTTGGCGCGCGGACGATACGTCTCTGTCATATCGCTACTCACATACTCAACACGAGGTAGCGTCTTTATAGCGGGGTCGCTTTAAGATTTACCTAAGCCCGCGCAATCAAAACTGTTCTTCATTTCAACCTATTGTTAGCATTTTGCCCGGCGGCGGCCATGCCGGGGCGTCGCGCGAATCCGAGAAAGTTTGCAGACTTTCGAGAGAATCCGCTCGGCGCCGGCGGCGTTCTCGTCAACGCAGCGCTTCGACCCGCACCTTGGCGACACCGGCCGAACGAAAGCCGAGGTGATCGGCCGCCGAGGTCGAAACATCGATGATGCGTCCGCCGGTGAAAGGTCCACGGTCGTTGATCGTCACCACCACAGAGCGGTTGTTGTGCAGATTGGTGACCCGGGCCTTCGAACCGAATGGCAGGCTGCGATGGGCGGCGGTGAAGCCGCCGACGCGGCTGCCGCTGGCTGTCCGGCCTTTCAGTCCATAGTAGGAAGCCTTTCCGGTCCATATTTCCGAATGCGCAGGGAATGTCGACGCCAGTAGAGCTGCGAATGCGAAAGTCTTTTTGATCATCAGGCTTCTCCCCTTTGGCGTAAGGCCGGAATGTTCCGGCGCGCTCGACCGAGAAGGCCGTCGCACAGCTTGCGCTAACGGGACGATGTGATCGAAAAAGGGCGGAAAAAAGCAACATTCGGGTGAACTTGATTAGTATCAATCAACCATCGTAGAAACTGATGAATATCCTGCTTCTTTAAAAATCAAATATGCTTTCTATGCAGGTGCTTATATTTCATTTTTGGGCTAAAGCCGCGCCTGTTGTAAAAATACAACATGCCGCAATATTCGTTCTGCTTGGGGCGCCATTGTGCGATGCAAAAAAGGACGCGGCGGGCGTAGCAACGCCGGGCGCGCGTCGCCCGCGCGAAACGCCGGCGCATATTAATGTGCTTATCTGGCGCCCGAATTGCCACCCAGGCCTCGTTTCATCAAAGGACGAGGCGCGGCGGATGAAGTTCTACATGGCCCCGGGATCATGCTCGACGGGCATACATATACTGCTCGAGGAAATCGGCCTGGTTTTCGAGGCTTATATCGTCAATCTCCCCAAAGGAGATCACCTCAAGCCCGAATATCTCGCCATCAACCCCAATGGAACAATACCGACACTGGTTCGCGACGACGGCTCCGCCCTGACGGATTTCGTGTCGATCGCGACATGGCTGGCGGAAGCCTATCCACGCCGCAAGCTGGCGCCTTCCGACCCCAAGGCTGCCGAAATGGCGTTCGAGACGCTCGGCTTTTGCACGCGACACATTCACGGCGAAGGATTCCGCCGCGTGTTCACGCCCGAACGATATGTCTCGAAACGCGCCGGCGTCGAAGAGATCCGGAATGAGGGCCGCAAGATCGTCGCCGAGGCCTTCGCGGAGCTCGACGTCCGCATTCCCGCCAGCGGCTATGTGGCGGGGGATTTCTCCATAGCCGATCCCGCCCTGTTCTATGTCGCGTTCTGGGCCGACAAGACCGGCATCCCGCTTCCTCCAAATTGCCTCGCTCACTACCAGCTGATGCGCACGCGCCCCGCGGTGCGGCAGGTGCTGGCGGAGGAGGGCTATCGATGAGCCCGCAGCAATCATGACCAATCAGGACAATGATGGACTGCCGCAGGATATCCGCGGCTATCACCAGCGCACCAAACATGCGCCCAACCGCTACGCCCTCGGTCCGGCTTTTCTGGATTGGACCTCGCAGCCCTCGCCTTACCGTCGGTTTGAAGGCGCGCCGCTTTTGGAGCTGCCGCTTTCGGACGGCGACGGCGGTCCGTCCTTTCCGGGGCCGGCGCAAAGGCCGGAAAAGCTCGACGCCGACTCGCTGGGCCTTTTCTTCGAACTCGCCTT
Proteins encoded in this window:
- a CDS encoding lysylphosphatidylglycerol synthase domain-containing protein, with the protein product MKKKLEYLWPALGLCAVVGSFYLLYHEFRGESVGSEVWSALRSISVQNYLLAGAGSLLAYIALAWYDRIALLHLGVKHISWVFISLCSFTTYALSHNIGASVFSGAMVRYRAYSTKGLTAAQVAVLVVLCSYTFGFGNVLLGGLLLTYDPDLMQRLSGFLPDVFTHPHAARAVGLACLGGVALYIIGSLMHFKPLKIGSLEVLYPRPEVMKQQLFAAPLELIGSASIIYFALPEQGNPGYLVVLGAFILSFSAALVSHAPGGLGVFELLFIKLMPDVARVKVLAALLVWRLFYLIIPLLIALVVVVVFERGRLAQVMRDARRADAAMRKEEVD
- a CDS encoding IS5 family transposase (programmed frameshift); this translates as MPRFCLTDGQWSKLEPFCLGKPSDPGRTGSDGRLFLEAILWIARTGSPWRDLPPAFGKWNTVFKRFRDWVKADVFKRMFDAVSDDPDMEYAMIDATIVKVHRHGQGAKGGPQGQAIGKSKGGWTTKILALTDALGNLVRFVLLPGQRFDTVGVAPLIEGVEFGALLADKAFDSDWIVAELNERGAQIVISQHPRRNAPLAIDIELYKARHLIENFFGKLKEFKRIALRADKTDQSFTAMIRLAAALINSR
- a CDS encoding DUF1153 domain-containing protein; this translates as MTETYRPRAKYVIGPDGSPLTIADLPPVTTRRWVIRRKAEVVAAVRGGLLSLDEACSRYTLTVDEFLSWQMSIDQHGLAGLRTTRLQQYRA
- a CDS encoding septal ring lytic transglycosylase RlpA family protein, which encodes MIKKTFAFAALLASTFPAHSEIWTGKASYYGLKGRTASGSRVGGFTAAHRSLPFGSKARVTNLHNNRSVVVTINDRGPFTGGRIIDVSTSAADHLGFRSAGVAKVRVEALR
- a CDS encoding glutathione S-transferase family protein, with translation MKFYMAPGSCSTGIHILLEEIGLVFEAYIVNLPKGDHLKPEYLAINPNGTIPTLVRDDGSALTDFVSIATWLAEAYPRRKLAPSDPKAAEMAFETLGFCTRHIHGEGFRRVFTPERYVSKRAGVEEIRNEGRKIVAEAFAELDVRIPASGYVAGDFSIADPALFYVAFWADKTGIPLPPNCLAHYQLMRTRPAVRQVLAEEGYR